From the genome of Deferribacteraceae bacterium V6Fe1:
GCAAAAATTGCTCATATAGATATTGACCCTGCTTCAATAAGTAAGATTGTGGATATAGATATACCGGTAGTTGGTGATTGTAAAAAAGTCTTGAAGCAGATGGAAGAGTATCTTGATAAGTTTAACTGGGAGAAGAATGCCGAAAGCAGAAAAGGGTGGTTGAAAAAGATAAGAGCGTGGAATAGCGAAAGACCGTTTAGTTATAAAAAATCTGATAAAGTGATAAAACCTCAATTTGTAGTTGAGGAGATATGCAGGCTTACTGACGGAGAGGCAATAATTGCGACGGAAGTAGGACAAAATCAGATGTGGGCTGGACAGTTTTATAAATTTAAGCACCCCAGACAGTTTATAAGCTCAGGGGGGCTTGGTACGATGGGGTTTGGTTTTCCTGCTGCAATCGGGGCTAAACTTGGCAGACCTGATAAACACGTTTTTGACATTGCCGGTGATGGGAGCTTCTTGATGAATATGCAGGAGATTTGCACTGCCGTCCAATACAGAGTAGGGGTAAAGGTTGCCATACTTAATAATAAGTTTTTAGGGATGATTAGACAGTGGCAGCACCTATTTTACAATAAAAGGTATTCTTATTCATGTCTTGAATGCCAGCCTGACTTTGTCAAGCTTGCAGATGCATACGGGTGTGTTGGTCTGATAGCTGAAAAACCGTCAGAAGTAGCCGATGTCATTGCCGAGTCTCTAAAGATTGAAGATAAACCTGTCTTGATGGACTTTAGAGTGGATAGAGAAGAAAACGTATATCCTATGGTGCCTGCAGGTGCAGCACTCAATGAAATGATATACGGGGAGTAGTATTATGAGACATATTATTTCCGTTTTAGTTGAAAATAATTTTGGGGTTTTGTCGAGGGTAGCAGGGCTTTTTAGTGGAAGAGGTTACAATATAGAAAGTCTTTCTGTAGGCGTTACTGACGACCCAAAGTTTTCGGTAATGACAATAGTTACGCATGGTGATGACAAGATTGTTGAGCAAATAATCAAGCAGTTAAGAAAATTGATTAATACAATAAGAGTCAGAGATGTAACCCAAATGGACCATATTGAAAGGGAGATGATGCTTGTAAAAGTCCATGCTTCTCCTAAATATAGGGCGGAAATATTTGGAATAGTAAATACTTTTAGGGGTAAGATTGTAGATTTGACTACCGAGTCCATGGTTATAGAAATTACCGGCACTAAAGATAAAAATAAAGCTTTTTTGGATGTTTTGGAAGTATATGGTATTATTGAGGTGGTAAGGACAGGTAGCGTAGCAATAGCAAGAGGTAGCAAGGCTACTACTGATTTTACAAAACAAGATTTAAAACACTAGGAGGAATAAATGAAGGTTTATTACGAAAAAGATGCAAATTTGGAACTTATTAAAACGAAAAAGGTCGCTATAGTCGGTTATGGAAGCCAGGGGTACGGACACTCAAACAACTTGAAAGATAGTGGCGTTGATGTAGTCGTAGCTCTTAGAAAAGGGAGCCCGTCTTGGTCAAAAGTAGAAAAAGCGGGGCTTAAGCCAATGGAGGTTTCTGAAGCGGCGAAATGGGCTGATGTCATAATGATTTTGGCTCCTGATGAGTCACAAGGAGATATTTATAGAGAATATATAGCACCAAATCTTAAGGAAGGTGACTATCTTGCTTTTGCGCATGGTTTTAATATCCATTTTAATCAAATTGTTCCACCTGAAAACGTTAACGTGGTTATGATTGCACCTAAAGGGCCTGGGCATTTGGTAAGAGCAGAATATGAAAAAGGTGGCGGAGTTCCATGTTTGATTGCCGTTCATCAAGATTACACAGGTGATTCAAGAGAGTTGGCTCTTTCTTATGCTGCTGCAATTGGCGGTGCAAGAGCCGGAGTCCTTGAAACAACTTTCAAGGAGGAAACTGAAACAGACCTTTTTGGAGAGCAGGCTGTGCTTTGCGGAGGACTTACTCAGCTTATAAAGTATGGTTTTGAAACTCTTGTTGAAGCTGGATATGCGCCTGAAATGGCATATTTTGAGTGTTTGCATGAAGTAAAGTTAATAGTTGACCTGCTTTATGAAGGTGGGATTTCAAATATGAGATATTCTATCAGTAATACTGCTCAATATGGCGATATTACGAGAGGCCCAAGAGTTGTAGATCCGCAGGTCAAAGAAAATATGAGAGAAGTATTGTATGAAATACAGACAGGACAGTTTGCAAAAGAGTGGATGCTTGAAAATAAAGCTGGCAGACCTACATTTAATGCACTTACCAAAATGGATGAAGAACATATGATAGAGCAAGTTGGCCAAAATTTAAGATCTATGATGAGCTGGCTTGGTAAGAGTAAAATAGTAGACAAATCTAAAAATTAATCTAATCATGGGAGGGTTATCCTCCCTTCTCTTTTTTAAGAAAAGTGTTAAGTTAGTTTGATTATTCTAATAAGTTAGCAGTGTTAGTTAAAATGCTCTTGCTTTTTTTTTTATACTTGTTAAATTACTAGAAAAATAATGGGAGTCGAATTTGATAGCGAAAGAAGGTTTTCCTTTTATTGTAACTGCGGCAATTTTATTTGTCGTTTTTTTGGTTTTTCCAAAATGGCTTTTGGTAGTTTTAAGTTTAACTTGTGTTGTTTTCTTTTTAATATTTTTCAGAGACCCGGAAAGAACTGTTCCCCCTTTTGAAAACATTGCGGTTTCTGCTGCAGATGGAAAGGTCGTGGAAATAAAGGATGAAGAGTTAGATGGGGTTTCATATAAAAAAGTAAGTGTATTTATGAATGTCTTTAATGTCCATGTAAACCGTATGCCTGTTACCGGCACAGTTGTTAAGGTTGAGCATAGACCCGGAAAATTTTTGGCGGCAGATAAGCCTGAAAGCTCTATGGAAAATGAACAAAATCTTATCTATGTGGACTCAAAATACGGTAAAATGATATTTAAACAGGTTGCTGGTCTTGTAGCCAGAAGGACAGTTTGCTATGCGAAGGAAAATGAGTTGTTGCAAATAGGCGATAGGTTAGGTATAATAAAATTCTCGTCAAGAGTTGATCATTATTTTCCGGCGGATACATTTATAGCGGTAAGCCTTAATGACCATGTTAAAGCCGGGGAAACTGTGATTGCAAGATTTGAAGGTGTTAAAGAAGGAGAAGATAGTTGATAGAAAAAAAATGTATTTTGCCGAATTTCTTAACTGTAATGAGTATGTTTTGTGGATTTTATTCCATCGTATCATCAATACAGGGTAATTATGTGGCGGCAGCATATGCAATATTGGTTGCGTTTGTTTTTGACGGGTTGGATGGCAAGGTTGCAAGAGCTCTTAATGCTACGAGCAAATTTGGCGTGCAGCTTGATTCTTTAAGTGATTTGGTATCGTTTGGAGTAGCTCCGGCTGTTTTGATATATATGTGGCTTTTAATCCCTTACGGGAGACTTGGATGGATGGCTGCTTTTCTTTTTGTGGCGTGTGGTGCTTTAAGGCTTGCAAGATTCAATGTGCAGGCAGGGAAGATTGATTCCACTTTTTTTGTGGGCTTACCGATTCCGTCAGCTGCAGGAATAATAGCCACAAGTGTCCTTTTTGTTAAAGATGTGTTTGGCAATCCGACAGACTTTTCCATACCTGTTACTTATGTCTTTATGATATATCTTTTGGCATTTTTAATGGTTAGTTCACTTCCATATTATAGTTTTAAAAAGGTTGAGGGTATTTCTAAGAGGCCCTTTAATATAATGGTTCTTTTCGTGTTGTTTATATTCATAATAGGGATGTATCCTGAAGTATTTCTCTTTCTGTTTTTTGTCGGTTATATTTTTTCAGGTCTACTACTTGGTCTACTACGTTATAAGAAGAAGATCCCGATGGAGGACAGTATAGAGGAGATTTAACTCTCTATACCGCAAAGGCGAATATAAAGCCCTACCCTCCAACGGGGGTAGGGCTTTTTTTGTATAGTTTAAAATAAAGGAGGAAGTCGATGAGAAAAATTGTAGTATTTGACACCACATTAAGGGATGGGGAACAAGCGCCCGGTTTTAGTATGAACATTGATGAGAAGATTAAAATGGCCTTGCAGCTTGAACGTTTGGGGGTAGACGTTATTGAAGCCGGTTTTCCTATCTCTTCACCCGGTGATTTTGAAGCGGTCAAAAAGGTCGCGGAAACTGTAAAAAAACCGGCAGTCGCAGGTCTTTGCAGAGCTAATAAAAAAGATATTGAAGTTGGTTATGAGGCACTTAAAAATGCTTTTAGACCAAGAATCCACACATTTATTGCCACGTCTGATATACATATGCAGTATAAGCTTAAAAAATCCCCTGAAGAAGTGTTGGAAACAGCTATTGAAGCGGTAAAATATGCAAGAAATCTTTGTGAAGACGTGGAATTTAGCGCTGAAGATGCCACAAGGACTAATCTTGATTTTTTATGCAAGGTTGTTGAGGAGGTCATAAAGGCAGGGGCTAAAACAGTCAATATCCCAGATACTGTGGGTTACACCGTTCCAATGGAGTTTGAAAAGATTATTTCAACAATTATGAACAAGGTTCCAAATGTTGACAAGGCAGCGATAAGTGTGCACTGCCATAATGATCTTGGGCTTGCGGTTGCTAATTCTTTGGCAGCTATAAAAGCTGGTGCTTCGCAGGTGGAATGCACTATTAATGGAATAGGTGAGAGAGCTGGAAATGCCTCACTTGAAGAAGTTATAATGGCAATGTATGTAAGGCGCGATATTTTCAATGATGTAGAAAATGGGATTAATACTCATGAAATCTACAAAACGAGCAGACTTTTGACTTCTATTACTGGTGTGGAAGTACAGCCAAACAAGGCAATTATCGGTAAAAATGCTTTTGCTCACGAAGCCGGGATACATCAGGATGGTGTTTTAAAAGAGAGAACAACTTATGAAATAATGACACCTGAAAGTGTTGGTTTTCCGTCTAACAAACTTGTTCTTGGGAAACATTCCGGAAGGCATGCTCTTTTAAAAAGAATTCAAGATTTGGGTTATGATATAGAAGGGGTAGATATCGAGAAAGTGTATAATAAATTTAAGGTATTGGCTGACAAAAAGAAAGAGGTCTATGACGAAGATATTGAAATAATCATTGAAAATCAAACTAGTAGTGCCAAAGAGGCTTTTTCTCTTGAATATATAAATATTGTTAGTGGTAATACCGCTGTGCCAACTGCAACAGTGCAGCTTATGGATGCTAAAGGTAATATCAGTATGGATGCCTCAACAGGTGATGGCCCGGTAGATGCAAGCTTTAAGGCTATTGAGAGGATAGCAGGAATTCAAGGCAGGCTTAAAAAGTATAGAATAAATGCAGTAACAGCTGGAAAAGATGCTCAAGGGGAAGTGGTAGTGAGTGTGGTTTTTGAAGATTCAGGTGTAGAGGTTACCGGACGTGGATATTCCACAGACGTTGTTGAGGCAAGTGCAAAAGCTTATTTAAATGCTTTAAACAGATATTTAAATAGAAAAAATTTTGGTAAAAAAGAAGTTAGTGAAACAATATAGAGTATGCCGGTTTTCCGGCATACTTTTTTTAAAATTTGTATCCTAAAATAATACCTGAGAATATTTTTGACTCTTCGTAAAAACCTATGTTTGAATATTTTTCAGAGTATCCTGCAGTTAGAGTAAGGTAAGTTTTTTCAAACCCTAAAGGGTCGTCAAAATTGCAAATAAGCATAAGGTTATATGAATTCTCACTACGTTTTTTCCCGAAAATAGGTTCATTGTCTTGATAATATTTTTTATTAAGATTTATTTTAAATATTAGTTTAAGGTTTCTTTTGAAATAAAGGGATGAAAAACCCGCACCGTATCCATAATAGCTATTGCTTTCACCTTTTGCTTTTGAAGCGTTGAAAGATGCTTCAGGGATAAACAATAAGCCTCTGATTTTTGTTTTAATGTTATAACCTACAATGAAGTCTTTAAAAATAGCATCCCTTTTTAGAATGCTGTAATTGACATCATCTTTTCTGACATCCATATATTTTAAATTATATTTAATTAAAAAGTTTGAATTCATTACTTTATTGAGTTCAAAATTAAGACCATAAGTGTAAATATCTGTTTCTTCTCTCTTACTGTTTAATTGGTATGGGTTTTTCCACCCTTTTTTAAAAGGGTCAATAAATATTTGAGCTTTTAAATCACCGTAATTTTCCATTTTCTTTTTACCGGAAATAAAAAGTCCGCGAGCATCACCGGAATAGCCTATACCTCCGGAGATAGATGAATCGCCGTATCTTTTTGAGATGTTAAGCTCACCTATGGGTATTGTATCATTATTGTATGACCCGGGTTTATCGTATTTGCTCAAATAATCATTACCGCTTGTTTCAAAATTGCTTTTTGTGGCAGTAAATATGGAGCCTATACCTATTTTCGTTTCGGCATAGAGATTATTGATTGCAAAAATTAATAAGACTATTAGAAAACGTGTCATTAAACACCTCAGTTAAATTTTTATTGAAAGCCAGGGTTCTCTTAGCAACTGCCTAATCAATATATGTATTTTTTTGCATTGCGTAAAGGTTATATTTTTAAGCGTTTTTTACTGAATAAAAAGAAAGTTTTATAGATATTTCCCTTGACAGCAAATGTTGTATATGTGTATTATTTGTCATATAATGTCATTTATTGGTATGGAATGTTATGAAAATTTTAGGAAGTTTCAAAGGCAAAAGTTTGCACACCATCAACGAAACAGGCCGCGTCAGTATTCCGTCAAAATTTAGAGATATCCTTAAATCAAAATATAACGAAGAATCATTGATCTTAGTTTCACTTGGTAGTCACATTGTAGCTTATCCGGTATATGAGTGGGCAAAGCTTGAGGAAGCGTGGGAAAAGGAGCCGCCAAGTGATCCAAAAGTAAAAAAATTTATAAAGTATCTGTATTCTACTGCTGAAGACTGCTCCATCGACCGACAGGGTAGGATATTGATACCGAATATCTTGAGAGAAAAGACAGGTTTGGCTTCTGAATGCGTGATAGTAGGTGTAAGAAATAAAATAGAGATATGGCCTAAAGATAAATGGGATGCAGAGTTTGAACATATTGATGTGGAGGATATGTTCAATACGATTTCTGAACAGTTTCCTGAGATAAATTTGTAGCAGGTGATAAATGCATAAACCTGTGATGTCTAAAGAGTTGATAGAATACTTAAAACCGGTAAAAGGTGGCGTATATGTTGATTGCACCGGCGGTGGTGGCGGACATGCTAAGCTGGTTTTGGAAAAGATAGGTGAGTCGGGAAAGCTTATAATCTTAGACAGAGACCAAGATGCCATAGAGAGATTAAAGGAGAAGTTTAATTTGCCTAATGTTATGGTAGTAAATGAGAATTTTTCGAATATTTCAAGTGTGCTGTCAGGATTAGGCATTCAGGCTGTTGACGGTTTATATGCGGACTTTGGGACTTCAAGCTTTCAGTTAAATGATCCCCAGAGGGGTTTTTCTTTTTTAAGGTCAGGCCCGTTAGATATGAGGATGGATAAAAATCTCGAAATAGATGCCTATACCGTAGTGAATAACTATCCTGAGGAAACAATTGCAAATATTCTTAAAAAATATGGAGAAGAACAATTTGCTAAGCGCATTGCGGGAAAAATAATTCAAAAAAGGGCTATTGAAAAAATATCTACAACTAAAGAGCTTGCAGACATAATTTTTGACGCCGTACCTAAAAAATTTCATAAACCTGGTGTTCATCCGGCAACAAAATCTTTTCAAGCATTGAGAATATTTGTAAATAAAGAGCTTGAGTCTATAGAATCATTGTTAAAATCACTTGAAAAAATTATAAAAAAGTCAGGGCGTGTAGTTTTTATTTCTTTTCATTCTCTTGAAGACAGGCTTGTTAAAGATATGCTTAATTATTATGCTAAAGATTGTATTTGTGAGATAAAAACACCTATATGTAATTGTGGCAAAATTAAGACTTTTAAAATACTAACCAAGAAACCGGTTACTCCATCCGAAAGCGAGATAAATGATAATAAGCTAAGCAGAAGTGCAAAGCTTAGGGCTGCGGAGAAAATTGTATGAAAGCTTTAATTGCCAGTATTAAATTATTTGAAGTTAATATCAATAAAGCCTTTTTTCTTAAGATTTTTTTACTTGCAATTATCATAATAGCAATTATTTCTGTCAAAATTTCATGTATCAAGACCGGATACCAGATCAGCAGGATTACAGACGAACTTCAAAAGGTCAGAATTAAGTATGAATCTTTAAGGAAAATTGAGTACAAGTATACAAATACTGGGTTGCTTACGGAAAAAAGTGAAAGTTTGGGGATGCGTCACATAAACCTGGAGCATACTTTTTATGTTAAATGATTATTTTAAGGCAACATTTATTGCCGGAGCATTGACAGTTTGTCTTATTATAATTTTGGGCAGGCTTCTTTACTTGCAAGTGTATAAACAGAGCTTTTACGAAAACTTTTCAAAAAAGCAATCTACTGCTGTTATTACACTTGATAGGAATAGAGGGGTAATATATGACAGAAATGGTAAAGTGTTAGCTCAAAATGTGTATAATGCCTCGGTTTATGTGGATGCTTCCAAATTAGATAATCCAAGAAATTTTATCTATGTGTTGAAGGTTAATGGAATCGAATTGTCAAAAAGGACTAAGGAAAAAATATTCAAAAAAGACAGATTTGTTTGGATAGCAAGAGGGATGGATGTAGAAAAGGCTAAAAAATTGACGCGTTTGGATGACAATTTGCAAGTAATTTTGCAGGAGCACAGATTTTATCCTGAAGGGGATATAGTCTCTAAAACCGTTGGATTTACAGGTATAGATAATCAAGGATTGGAAGGGGTGGAAACGTTTTTTGAATCTTCTCTTAAAGGGGAAAAGGTTAATGTTTCAGTTTTGAAAGACAGTAGAGGGAAAACACTTGTGTTTGAGGACAGAGCAGTAAAGACGAATCCTGAAAATAGTCTGTATTTATCCATAGATTCAAATTTGCAGAAGGTGGTTACTTCAATACTTTACAATGACTTGAAAGAGATTGGGGCAAAGTCTGTTTTTGCCGCTGCTATGGATGTAAATACTGGAGAAATAATTTTTTCTTCATCTGTACCAACATACGATTCCAATGAATTTGATAAATACGAAAAAACATTATGGAAAGACCCGCTCTTCTATTATCTTTTTGAACCGGGATCAATATTTAAGGCTGTTACTTTCTCAGTGCTTGCCGAGGAAAATCTTATTAAGAGGGATGAAAAAGTTTATTGTGAAAACGGTAAATACCCTTATGCAGGTCATATATTTAATGATGTGCATAAATTTGAACGCCTTACATATGAAGAGATATTTGCCAATTCAAGTAATATCGGTACAATCAAACTTACAGAAAAGATTAGCTCAGCACAGTTTTACAAATATCTCAAAAAATATGGTTTTGGAGAATTAACAGGCACAAAAGGGTTTGCTGAAGAATCAGGTTTTTTAAGAAATGTAAAAGATTGGTCAAAGCTTTCAAAACCATCAGTATCTATCGGACAAGAAATTCTCGTTACCCCTATACAGATGTTGAGATTTTATGGGGCATTAGCTAACGGTGGCTATGCTGTCAGACCTACTATTATAAAAGGTAAGACCGAAGAAAGAGAAAAAATTTTAAGTGCACAAACTGCGACCTTATTAAAAAAACTTCTGATTGCTGCAGTTGAAACGGGGACAGGCCAGAATGCCAAATCTGAATTAATTAAAATAGCCGGCAAAACAGGTACTGCTCAAAAATTTGATAAATCAACGAATAGTTATTCATATAGGGATTACAACGCAAGTTTTATAGGTTTTTTCCCTGTTGAAAAACCGAGATATGTAATGATTGTTACTTATGATTCACCGAGAAAATCAATTTATGGCGGAAGTACGGCTGCTTACACATTTAAAAAGATAGCCGAGCAAATGGCAATTCATTTCAGACTAAATATAAATAAAATGATGGTGGAAAATGAAAATAGAAAAGCTTCTTAAAGACATAAAAGTGTTGGAAATTTCTGACTCTGCTCTTTTAGAGAAAGAAGTAGAAGATATCTCATTTGATAATAGAGATATAAAGCCTAACTCAATTTTTGTGGCAATAAAAGGTGAAGCATTTGACACTCACTCGGTAATTAATGATGTTTATAGTTCGGGGGAAGTTGTCTGCGTATTAACAGAAAAGAAAGTTGACAATATCCCTTACATTTTGGTGGATGATTCAAAAAAAGCATTTAACAATATATGCTTAAATTATTTTAATATAGACCTTAATAAATTTGTGAAAATAGGGATTACCGGTACAAACGGCAAAACTACTACATCCTATTTGGTAGAGAGTATATTAAAGTCAAACGGAGCAAAAACTATAAGGCTTGGCACTGTAGAATATGATATTTGCGGCGAAAAATTAACAGCCAATAATACTACACCGGGGATGTACGAGATTTGCAGTATGATAGCAAAAGGGGTCAAAAAAGGTGCCGATGCTCTTGTCATGGAGATATCCTCACATGCGCTTAAACAAAATCGTATATTTGGGTTAAAATTTGATGTAGCAGTTTTTACAAATCTTTCAGGTGATCACCTTGATTACCATCTGAGCATGGACGATTATTACAATTCTAAAAAAATACTGTTTACGGATTTATATTCTGACAAGTGTGTCATTAATATTGAAGGGGAATACGGGTATAAGCTTTATAATGAAATTAATATTAAAAAGCTGTCATGCGCAGTTTCAAAAGATGCAAATCTTGTCCCGCGTGATGTGGACTATCATTTGGATGGGATAAACTGTAAACTAAAGAGTGGTTCTTTTGATTTGGATATAACTTCATGTCTTGTGGGCCAACATAATTTGGAAAATATACTTTGTGCTGTTGGTGCAGGATATATGTTAAATATTAATGGTGATGCTATTCGAAAAGGTATTGAAAGTCTAAAGAATGTTCCTGGCAGATTGGAAAAAATAGAAAGTAACGGAATTTATTATTTTGTGGATTATGCACATACCGATGATGCATTGTTAAATGTTTTAAGAGCCCTTAGTTTTTATAAAAAGAATAGAATTATCACTGTATTTGGTTGCGGTGGTGACAGGGACAAGACAAAAAGACCGAGAATGGCAAAAGCCGCGGAACAATATTCGGATAAGATAATTGTTACCAGCGATAATCCGAGAACTGAAGATCCTGAAAAAATTATTGAAGATATTTTACAGGGGTTTGAAGATAAAAAATGTGTGGTTGTTATCCCTGACAGAAGAAAAGCTATTCAATATACCACAACTATTGCTGAAGAAGGTGATATTGTGCTTGTGGCTGGTAAAGGGCATGAGGATTATCAGATAATAGGGAAAGAGAAAATTCACTTTGATGACAAAGAGGAAATTTTAAAGGCGATAAGTGAGAAATGAGACAATTTGAAATTGATAAATATTTGAAAAAATTTGAGTCGGCTGAAGTTAACGAATTTTTACCTTTTAAAGGTGTGTCAATAGACAGCAGGACTATAAAAAAAGGGGAAATATTTATCGGGCTTAAGGGTGAAAATTTTGATGGTAATCTTTTTGCAGAAAGGGCAGCTGCCAATGGTGCATCATTGTTGATATTGGATAATGAAGAGGTATTTAAAAAAATAAATTATCCTAAGGTGTTGGTAAAAAATAGTTTAATTGCACTGAAAGAGATAGGGGGATCATGTCTGTCCGAGTTTGGCGGAAAGCTTATTTGTATTACCGGAAGTGCCGGGAAAACAACTGCCAAAAAGATGGTAAGTGATGTTTTAAATTCCAAATATAAGGTTTTCACTGCATATAAAAATTATAATAATGAAATAGGTGTAGCCTTAAATGCGGCAAATCTTGATTTGGACGCTGAATATGCGGTTTTTGAAATCGGTACAAATAATCCTGGGGAGATTGAGCTTCTTGCAAAGTATCTTTCTCCTGATGTCAGTATAATTACAAATATCGGCAAATCTCATATTGGCCGCTTTAAAAGTATTGAAAATATAGCAAAAGAAAAGTTAACACTTTTGAATTATACCAAAAAAGTCAGTTATCTTTATGAAAACTGCCTAAATTTTATTGGGAATAGTGCCGACATTATTGTCAGTTACGGTATTTCGGAAAATAATTCTGCTGTTATTTCAGATATTTATAGAGAAGGGAATAAATTGAATTTTTCCATAAAATATAAAGATAAAAAGTATAACCTGCAACTTAACCACATATATCGTCACTTTGTTTATAATGCGACGGCAGCAGCTATTTTAGGACTGGATGAAGGGTTAGAGATAAGAGACATTCAATATGCACTTAAAAATTTTACTCCTGAAGAGCACAGGGGGAATGTTATTGAGACAGGCGTCCTGACAATAGTAGATGATACATATAATTGTTCATTTGAGTCTTTGGTTGAAGCGATAAAAAATTTTAGTGAGCTTAATAATGCCAAGAAATACGCAATAGTGGGTGAAATGGCGGAGATCGAAGGTTTTGAAGATGAATTTTATGAGAAAATTTACAATCTTGCCTGCTCACTCAAAGGTATACAATTTACCTTTTTTGGTGAAAAGTACAAAAAGTATGATGAAAATGGATATA
Proteins encoded in this window:
- a CDS encoding penicillin-binding protein 2, with protein sequence MLNDYFKATFIAGALTVCLIIILGRLLYLQVYKQSFYENFSKKQSTAVITLDRNRGVIYDRNGKVLAQNVYNASVYVDASKLDNPRNFIYVLKVNGIELSKRTKEKIFKKDRFVWIARGMDVEKAKKLTRLDDNLQVILQEHRFYPEGDIVSKTVGFTGIDNQGLEGVETFFESSLKGEKVNVSVLKDSRGKTLVFEDRAVKTNPENSLYLSIDSNLQKVVTSILYNDLKEIGAKSVFAAAMDVNTGEIIFSSSVPTYDSNEFDKYEKTLWKDPLFYYLFEPGSIFKAVTFSVLAEENLIKRDEKVYCENGKYPYAGHIFNDVHKFERLTYEEIFANSSNIGTIKLTEKISSAQFYKYLKKYGFGELTGTKGFAEESGFLRNVKDWSKLSKPSVSIGQEILVTPIQMLRFYGALANGGYAVRPTIIKGKTEEREKILSAQTATLLKKLLIAAVETGTGQNAKSELIKIAGKTGTAQKFDKSTNSYSYRDYNASFIGFFPVEKPRYVMIVTYDSPRKSIYGGSTAAYTFKKIAEQMAIHFRLNINKMMVENENRKAS
- a CDS encoding UDP-N-acetylmuramoyl-L-alanyl-D-glutamate--2,6-diaminopimelate ligase, whose product is MKIEKLLKDIKVLEISDSALLEKEVEDISFDNRDIKPNSIFVAIKGEAFDTHSVINDVYSSGEVVCVLTEKKVDNIPYILVDDSKKAFNNICLNYFNIDLNKFVKIGITGTNGKTTTSYLVESILKSNGAKTIRLGTVEYDICGEKLTANNTTPGMYEICSMIAKGVKKGADALVMEISSHALKQNRIFGLKFDVAVFTNLSGDHLDYHLSMDDYYNSKKILFTDLYSDKCVINIEGEYGYKLYNEINIKKLSCAVSKDANLVPRDVDYHLDGINCKLKSGSFDLDITSCLVGQHNLENILCAVGAGYMLNINGDAIRKGIESLKNVPGRLEKIESNGIYYFVDYAHTDDALLNVLRALSFYKKNRIITVFGCGGDRDKTKRPRMAKAAEQYSDKIIVTSDNPRTEDPEKIIEDILQGFEDKKCVVVIPDRRKAIQYTTTIAEEGDIVLVAGKGHEDYQIIGKEKIHFDDKEEILKAISEK
- a CDS encoding UDP-N-acetylmuramoyl-tripeptide--D-alanyl-D-alanine ligase, giving the protein MRQFEIDKYLKKFESAEVNEFLPFKGVSIDSRTIKKGEIFIGLKGENFDGNLFAERAAANGASLLILDNEEVFKKINYPKVLVKNSLIALKEIGGSCLSEFGGKLICITGSAGKTTAKKMVSDVLNSKYKVFTAYKNYNNEIGVALNAANLDLDAEYAVFEIGTNNPGEIELLAKYLSPDVSIITNIGKSHIGRFKSIENIAKEKLTLLNYTKKVSYLYENCLNFIGNSADIIVSYGISENNSAVISDIYREGNKLNFSIKYKDKKYNLQLNHIYRHFVYNATAAAILGLDEGLEIRDIQYALKNFTPEEHRGNVIETGVLTIVDDTYNCSFESLVEAIKNFSELNNAKKYAIVGEMAEIEGFEDEFYEKIYNLACSLKGIQFTFFGEKYKKYDENGYIEIITQKEKLLERLSSINDGIVLLKASRSKKFDEYVDYLKTNTKRRSNAL